One stretch of Amycolatopsis sp. 195334CR DNA includes these proteins:
- a CDS encoding RHS repeat-associated core domain-containing protein codes for MPEGNPLVAQAQSQTTGVTGIGIAESAVDLANGVSDGSWVEAGLGAVGVGLEVLSLVVDPIGTLASYGVSWLIEHVQPLKEALDWLAGDPPVIQSFSDTWANVAAEVNAIAGDLGNEVTNGTAGWQGEGAEAYRGAAAEQADALAGAASLADGISAGVMIMGTVVAAVRELVRDLVAELVGKLITWALEAAGTLGFATPVIAVQATTAITKTINKISEFIRKLVKTIGNVSPKIKKIIDKLGEIIEKLSKMLRKGGKPGSSTTPSSTKPNTTKTPDTSPNSPDTTPSGTDTTPDSSPTTPDSGKPGSNNPGSDSPSNRPDNPQDTKTPPERRYCKDDPVDVVSGEVILSQIDLALPAALPLVLRRVHVSSYRAGRALGPNWASTVDQRLEFDSAGIVYVSDDGTLLTYPVPLADHTPVLPAVGPRWPLTSTGDGYLIGKPDANQYLHFAGGGRLDAVEDRNRNRIDFDYAPDGTLSQLRHSGGYRVLVEQSDGRISRFLLADESDIEVVRYEYDDRGRLAKVFNSSTKALEFRYDSEGRLVRWDDRTGSWYGYRYDAQGRCVANEGAGGFLNGTFDYDADAMTTVFTDSLGARTTYRYDEARNVVELTDPLGNVTHQEWNERDELVTRRDPLGRITRFTYDDHGNLVTATRPDGSQGIAEYNEFGLPTTQVDPGGAVWRYDYDERGNLVAATEPSGATTRYLRDERGNLVGKTDPLGATTRLEVSAAGLPVAVTDALGATTRYTRDQFGRLSTIADPLGNQSSISWTVEGKLLARTYADGTVERWRYDGEGARVEHIDALGQSTHTETTHFDLVSAITGPTGARTEFEYDTNLQVVAVRNPAGLVWRYHYDAAGNRVGEIDYNGRELRYTYDPAGQLTSVVNGAGETTSFVYDQLGRIAAKHSGSNVSTFEFDEAGALVRAVNADAEVTMRRDASGRVVAETVNGRTMSYRYDAAGRMVHRRTPSGQESTWEFDQLGRASRLDSGGRTLSFGYDVAGREVERLLDTGLIMASEWDAKHRLVGQTVSTVTGYTRQATVVQQRHYTYRADDAVLAVQDALGGTRNFGVDPIGRITAVDAPGRQERYAYDLAGNLVREPSAPEVPVARATGTVVHESGGVRYQYDRQGRVVLKQKKRLSRKPDTWHYHWDAEDRLIGVVTPDGTHWRYRYDAFGRRIAKQRLGHDGAVTGQVLFSWDGSTVAEQVGPHGEAVTWDFDGRNRPVTQIEHSSQAEIDRRFYAIVTDLVGTPTELVDDAGQLAWRAQTTLWGEALAALDQRTATPLRFPGQYHDDETGLHYNFFRYYDPETGRYQSNDPLGLFGTPNPHAYVANPMRLTDPLGLMTCQEAEDALRNLDPDDPANQQARSDAWNRLYEDAENHPDRIAEQQAAERNRLIREAGRDLHNNAGSVPNELRGGRLDAPQANIPGSQYHVQGPGRGTPGLNMDGSFHDGDPNWNRRTYEWAYEHGFAWPTGGRWAGQSPGHHPW; via the coding sequence GTGCCCGAAGGAAATCCGCTGGTCGCCCAAGCGCAGTCGCAGACGACCGGGGTCACGGGGATCGGGATCGCCGAGTCCGCGGTCGATCTGGCCAACGGCGTGTCGGATGGTTCGTGGGTCGAAGCCGGACTCGGGGCGGTCGGGGTCGGGCTCGAAGTGCTCTCCCTGGTCGTCGATCCCATCGGCACCCTCGCCTCCTATGGCGTGTCCTGGCTGATCGAGCATGTGCAGCCGTTGAAGGAAGCGCTCGACTGGCTGGCGGGTGATCCGCCGGTCATCCAGTCGTTCTCCGACACCTGGGCCAACGTCGCCGCCGAAGTCAACGCCATCGCCGGAGACCTGGGCAACGAAGTCACCAACGGCACCGCCGGCTGGCAAGGCGAAGGCGCCGAGGCCTACCGAGGCGCGGCTGCCGAGCAGGCTGATGCCCTGGCCGGGGCGGCTTCCCTCGCCGACGGGATCTCCGCCGGTGTGATGATCATGGGCACCGTCGTCGCCGCCGTCCGCGAACTCGTCCGCGACCTCGTCGCCGAGCTCGTCGGCAAGCTCATCACCTGGGCACTGGAGGCCGCGGGCACCCTCGGCTTCGCCACGCCGGTGATCGCCGTTCAAGCCACCACCGCGATCACCAAGACCATCAACAAGATCAGCGAGTTCATCCGCAAGCTGGTCAAAACCATCGGCAACGTCTCCCCGAAAATCAAGAAGATCATCGACAAACTCGGCGAGATCATCGAGAAGCTGTCGAAGATGCTGCGCAAGGGCGGCAAACCCGGCAGCAGCACCACCCCCTCCAGCACCAAGCCGAACACCACCAAAACCCCCGACACCAGCCCGAACTCCCCCGACACCACCCCCTCCGGCACCGACACCACCCCCGACAGCAGCCCCACCACCCCGGACAGCGGCAAACCCGGCAGCAACAACCCCGGCAGCGACTCCCCCAGCAACCGCCCGGACAACCCGCAGGACACCAAAACCCCGCCGGAACGCCGGTACTGCAAGGACGACCCGGTCGACGTCGTCTCCGGCGAGGTCATCCTCAGCCAGATCGATCTCGCGCTGCCCGCGGCGCTCCCGTTGGTCCTGCGCCGCGTGCACGTCTCGTCCTACCGCGCGGGCCGCGCGCTCGGCCCGAACTGGGCGTCCACAGTGGACCAGAGGCTGGAGTTCGACAGCGCCGGGATCGTCTACGTCTCCGACGACGGCACCCTGCTGACCTACCCCGTTCCGCTGGCCGACCACACGCCCGTGCTGCCCGCCGTCGGCCCCCGGTGGCCGTTGACCAGCACCGGCGACGGTTACCTGATCGGCAAGCCGGACGCCAACCAGTACCTGCACTTCGCCGGGGGCGGCAGGCTGGACGCGGTCGAGGACCGCAACCGGAACCGCATCGACTTCGACTACGCGCCCGACGGCACCCTTTCTCAGCTGCGCCACAGCGGCGGCTACCGCGTGCTCGTCGAGCAGAGCGACGGTCGGATCTCCCGGTTCCTGCTCGCCGACGAGTCCGACATCGAGGTCGTCCGGTACGAATACGACGACCGCGGCCGCCTCGCCAAGGTGTTCAACTCCTCGACCAAGGCGCTGGAGTTCCGCTACGACAGCGAGGGCCGCCTGGTCCGCTGGGACGACCGGACCGGTTCCTGGTACGGCTACCGCTACGACGCGCAGGGCCGCTGCGTGGCCAACGAAGGCGCGGGCGGTTTCCTCAACGGCACGTTCGACTACGACGCCGACGCGATGACCACCGTCTTCACCGACTCGCTCGGCGCCCGCACCACCTACCGCTACGACGAAGCACGCAACGTGGTCGAGCTGACCGACCCGCTCGGCAACGTCACCCACCAGGAGTGGAACGAACGCGACGAGCTCGTCACCCGCCGCGACCCGCTCGGCCGCATCACCCGGTTCACCTACGACGACCACGGCAACCTGGTCACCGCGACCCGGCCCGACGGCAGCCAGGGCATCGCCGAGTACAACGAGTTCGGCCTGCCCACCACTCAGGTCGACCCGGGCGGCGCGGTCTGGCGCTACGACTACGACGAGCGCGGCAACCTCGTCGCGGCCACCGAACCCTCCGGCGCGACCACCCGGTACCTGCGCGACGAGCGCGGCAACCTGGTCGGCAAGACCGATCCGCTGGGCGCCACCACCCGCCTCGAGGTCAGCGCGGCCGGGCTGCCGGTGGCGGTGACCGACGCGCTCGGCGCGACCACCCGGTACACCCGCGACCAGTTCGGCAGGCTGTCCACCATCGCCGACCCGCTGGGCAACCAGTCTTCGATCAGCTGGACGGTCGAAGGCAAGCTGCTGGCGAGGACCTACGCCGACGGCACGGTCGAGCGGTGGCGCTACGACGGCGAAGGCGCCAGGGTCGAGCACATCGACGCGCTCGGCCAGTCGACGCACACCGAGACGACCCACTTCGACCTGGTCTCGGCCATCACCGGCCCGACCGGGGCGCGCACCGAGTTCGAGTACGACACCAACCTCCAGGTCGTCGCGGTGCGGAACCCGGCGGGCCTGGTCTGGCGCTACCACTACGACGCCGCCGGGAACCGCGTCGGCGAAATCGACTACAACGGCCGCGAGCTCCGGTACACCTACGACCCGGCCGGCCAGCTGACCAGCGTGGTCAACGGCGCGGGCGAGACCACCAGCTTCGTCTACGACCAGCTCGGGCGGATCGCCGCGAAGCACAGCGGCTCGAACGTGTCCACCTTCGAGTTCGACGAAGCGGGCGCGCTGGTGCGCGCGGTCAACGCCGACGCGGAAGTGACCATGCGGCGGGACGCGAGCGGCCGGGTCGTCGCCGAGACGGTCAACGGCCGCACCATGTCCTACCGCTACGACGCCGCGGGCCGGATGGTCCACCGGCGGACCCCGTCCGGTCAGGAGAGCACCTGGGAGTTCGACCAGCTGGGCCGGGCGTCGCGCCTGGACAGCGGCGGGCGGACGCTGTCGTTCGGGTACGACGTGGCGGGCCGCGAGGTCGAGCGGCTGCTCGACACCGGCCTGATCATGGCGAGCGAGTGGGACGCCAAGCACCGCCTGGTCGGCCAGACCGTCAGCACGGTGACCGGGTACACCCGGCAGGCGACCGTGGTGCAGCAGCGGCACTACACCTACCGCGCGGACGACGCGGTGCTCGCCGTCCAGGACGCGCTCGGCGGCACGCGGAACTTCGGCGTGGACCCGATCGGCCGCATCACCGCGGTGGACGCGCCGGGCAGGCAGGAGCGCTACGCCTACGACCTCGCCGGGAACCTGGTCCGGGAGCCGTCGGCGCCGGAGGTGCCGGTGGCGCGGGCGACCGGCACGGTCGTGCACGAGAGCGGCGGCGTGCGGTACCAGTACGACCGGCAGGGCCGGGTGGTGCTGAAGCAGAAGAAGCGCCTGTCCCGCAAGCCCGACACCTGGCACTACCACTGGGACGCCGAGGACCGGCTGATCGGCGTGGTCACCCCGGACGGCACGCACTGGCGTTACCGCTACGACGCGTTCGGCCGCCGGATCGCCAAGCAGCGCCTCGGCCACGACGGTGCGGTGACCGGCCAGGTGCTGTTCAGCTGGGACGGCTCGACCGTCGCCGAACAGGTCGGCCCGCACGGGGAAGCGGTGACCTGGGACTTCGACGGCCGGAACCGCCCGGTGACGCAGATCGAGCACTCCTCGCAGGCGGAGATCGACCGGCGGTTCTACGCCATCGTGACCGACCTCGTCGGCACCCCGACCGAACTGGTCGACGACGCCGGGCAACTCGCCTGGCGCGCGCAGACCACGCTGTGGGGCGAGGCGCTCGCCGCGCTGGACCAGCGGACCGCGACCCCGCTGCGGTTCCCCGGCCAGTACCACGACGACGAAACCGGGCTGCACTACAACTTCTTCCGGTACTACGACCCGGAAACCGGGCGGTACCAGAGCAACGACCCGCTCGGCCTGTTCGGCACGCCGAACCCGCACGCCTACGTGGCGAACCCGATGCGGCTGACCGACCCGCTCGGCCTGATGACCTGCCAGGAGGCCGAGGACGCGCTCCGGAACCTCGACCCGGACGACCCGGCCAACCAGCAGGCACGCAGCGACGCGTGGAACCGCCTCTACGAGGACGCCGAGAACCACCCCGACCGGATCGCCGAGCAACAGGCGGCCGAGCGGAACCGGCTCATCCGCGAGGCGGGCCGCGATCTGCACAACAACGCGGGATCGGTGCCGAACGAGCTCCGCGGCGGACGGCTCGACGCCCCGCAGGCGAACATCCCCGGCAGCCAGTACCACGTGCAGGGCCCCGGCCGCGGCACGCCGGGGCTGAACATGGACGGCAGCTTCCACGACGGTGACCCCAACTGGAACCGGCGCACCTACGAATGGGCCTACGAGCACGGGTTCGCCTGGCCGACCGGTGGGCGCTGGGCCGGGCAGAGCCCCGGTCACCACCCGTGGTGA
- a CDS encoding Imm15 family immunity protein produces the protein MSTEIDRFGEDFERLLAKGDLLDLDGLMRYDGYFDELPLYATYADISFLDELPLMERNRVLVKAAVAHLGRILGHAEAFYAGREFDFFCAVTVTGWDYLPEGDPLTPRFWLANPSRGVFEHLRLRPPGSEGSTIVAYLLGAGSGFLLNDDIVDGRLERVFVQHPEHPLPPGTIEG, from the coding sequence GTGAGCACTGAGATCGACCGGTTCGGCGAGGACTTCGAACGCCTGCTGGCCAAGGGGGATCTGCTCGATCTCGACGGGCTGATGCGTTACGACGGCTACTTCGACGAGTTGCCCCTCTACGCCACCTACGCGGACATCTCATTCTTGGACGAGCTGCCGTTGATGGAGCGCAACCGGGTGCTCGTGAAGGCCGCCGTCGCGCACCTCGGCCGGATCCTCGGGCACGCCGAAGCGTTCTACGCCGGGCGCGAGTTCGACTTCTTCTGCGCGGTGACGGTCACCGGCTGGGACTACCTTCCCGAAGGCGACCCGCTGACCCCCCGGTTCTGGCTGGCCAACCCGAGCCGGGGCGTGTTCGAGCACCTGCGGCTGCGGCCGCCGGGCAGCGAAGGCAGCACCATCGTCGCGTACCTGCTCGGTGCCGGCTCCGGTTTCCTGCTCAACGACGACATCGTGGACGGGCGGCTGGAGCGGGTGTTCGTCCAGCACCCCGAGCACCCGCTGCCGCCGGGGACGATCGAAGGCTGA
- a CDS encoding serine/threonine-protein kinase, with protein sequence MESRFTPLAGDDPGEVGGYRLRARLGVGGMGRVYLAFSPGGRALAIKVVRTEHAEDEEFRRRFEQEIAAARRVQGMYTAEVVDADAKAAVPWLATAYVPGPSLRQAVAEHGALPSDTVFRLLAGVAEGLAAVHACDIVHRDLTPANVLLAEDGPRVIDFGIAHAAAATSLTRSGISIGTPAFMAPEQVRGRPATAATDVFAVGHLAVFAATGRPAFGEGNRDAMFYRILSEEPELSGCPDDLRSIVLRCLAKEPGDRPSLEEVLADVAGHTEPRMPGEWLPDDVTRAFKRYDTALYTVHKTKVEPPREAKKEPPTQAKNRGSLAGGLLGVALLIGIPVFGAVGPERVMDAAGEFFGAKSTTTKRTTTTTKRTTTTTRKAAATTRKTTTTTTTTRNAWKGCSEAAAAFDTLESTRVSDDRDVNAAAYRKLADRLDTIADTAGSALDSTLEDLANGYQDVADHLAAGNTDAFGSLAAKLNEEAAALLDRCRG encoded by the coding sequence GTGGAAAGCAGATTCACCCCGCTGGCCGGTGACGATCCGGGTGAGGTCGGCGGTTACCGGTTGCGGGCGCGGCTGGGCGTCGGCGGGATGGGGCGGGTGTACCTGGCGTTCAGCCCCGGCGGGCGGGCGCTGGCGATCAAGGTGGTGCGCACCGAGCACGCCGAGGACGAGGAGTTCCGGCGGCGGTTCGAGCAGGAGATCGCCGCCGCGCGGCGGGTGCAGGGCATGTACACCGCGGAGGTGGTGGACGCCGACGCCAAGGCGGCCGTGCCGTGGCTGGCCACGGCGTACGTGCCGGGTCCGTCGTTGCGGCAGGCCGTCGCGGAGCACGGGGCGCTGCCGTCGGACACGGTGTTCCGGTTGCTCGCGGGGGTGGCGGAGGGCCTGGCCGCGGTGCACGCGTGCGACATCGTCCACCGCGATCTGACCCCCGCCAACGTGTTGCTGGCCGAGGACGGTCCGCGGGTCATCGACTTCGGCATCGCGCACGCGGCGGCGGCCACCTCGTTGACGCGCAGCGGGATCAGCATCGGCACGCCCGCGTTCATGGCACCCGAGCAGGTCCGCGGCCGTCCCGCGACGGCGGCCACCGACGTGTTCGCGGTGGGGCACCTCGCGGTGTTCGCGGCCACCGGGCGGCCCGCCTTCGGGGAGGGCAACCGGGACGCGATGTTCTACCGGATCCTGTCGGAGGAACCGGAACTGAGCGGTTGCCCGGACGACCTCCGGTCGATCGTGTTGCGCTGCCTGGCCAAGGAGCCCGGTGACCGGCCGTCGCTGGAGGAGGTGCTGGCGGACGTCGCCGGGCACACGGAACCACGCATGCCCGGCGAGTGGCTGCCCGACGATGTCACGCGGGCGTTCAAGCGCTACGACACGGCGCTCTACACCGTCCACAAGACGAAGGTGGAGCCTCCGCGCGAGGCGAAGAAGGAGCCTCCCACCCAGGCGAAGAATCGTGGCTCGCTTGCTGGTGGACTGCTCGGCGTGGCCCTGCTGATCGGGATCCCGGTGTTCGGCGCGGTCGGACCGGAGAGGGTGATGGACGCGGCGGGCGAGTTCTTCGGCGCGAAGTCGACCACCACAAAACGGACCACGACCACCACGAAACGCACCACAACCACCACGCGCAAGGCCGCCGCCACGACCAGGAAGACCACCACGACCACGACCACCACGAGGAACGCCTGGAAGGGCTGCTCGGAGGCAGCCGCCGCGTTCGACACGCTGGAGAGCACCCGCGTCAGCGACGACCGCGACGTCAACGCCGCCGCCTACCGGAAGCTGGCCGACCGGCTGGACACCATCGCCGACACCGCTGGATCCGCGCTGGACTCGACCCTGGAGGACCTGGCGAACGGCTACCAGGACGTTGCCGACCACCTGGCCGCGGGCAACACCGACGCGTTCGGCTCACTCGCCGCCAAACTGAACGAGGAAGCGGCCGCCCTGCTCGACCGGTGCCGCGGCTGA
- a CDS encoding trypsin-like serine protease gives MRLRSLAVLIGSALMALIGLAAPATSAAATESGGVQPFIIGGQYATSGPWAARLFANGRQTCTSTIIAPQYILTAKHCVASSGTYTFRIGSLDQQSGGTMATGSTITRYPGSADLAIVRLTTSVNATYSPLGTTSDVATGQTVQVYGWGATSQCGSEINCQSRYLKYANVRVNSVNCSDYYGGISVCANRIDGITAGGDSGGPMFASGRQVGVASTSDRSNNTAYTNITRYRSWIQQVAGV, from the coding sequence ATGCGCCTGCGCTCACTGGCCGTGCTCATCGGCAGTGCCCTGATGGCCCTGATCGGCCTGGCCGCCCCGGCCACCTCGGCCGCCGCGACCGAGTCCGGCGGCGTGCAACCGTTCATCATCGGCGGGCAGTACGCCACGAGCGGCCCGTGGGCCGCCCGGCTGTTCGCGAACGGACGGCAGACCTGCACCTCGACGATCATCGCGCCGCAGTACATCCTGACCGCGAAGCACTGCGTGGCCAGCAGCGGGACCTACACCTTCCGGATCGGCAGCCTGGACCAGCAGAGCGGCGGCACGATGGCCACCGGCAGCACGATCACGCGGTACCCCGGCTCGGCCGACCTGGCCATCGTCCGGCTGACCACCTCGGTCAACGCCACCTACTCCCCGCTCGGCACCACCAGTGACGTCGCCACCGGCCAGACCGTGCAGGTCTACGGCTGGGGCGCGACCAGCCAGTGCGGTTCGGAGATCAACTGCCAGTCGCGGTACCTGAAGTACGCCAACGTGCGGGTCAACTCGGTCAACTGCAGTGACTACTACGGCGGGATCTCGGTGTGCGCCAACCGCATCGACGGCATCACCGCCGGCGGCGACTCCGGTGGCCCGATGTTCGCCTCCGGCCGCCAGGTGGGCGTCGCGTCCACCAGCGACCGGTCGAACAACACCGCGTACACGAACATCACCCGGTACCGCAGCTGGATCCAGCAGGTCGCCGGCGTCTGA
- a CDS encoding SDR family oxidoreductase — protein sequence MDSVVFGANGFLGRWTVLHLLGRGRAVAAVVRRPGGLRDWLLAHGAAVDRLAILTGDLTAGPGLGLSPADDERLMDVRDVVNSAAVYRFGLRREEAVPVNVEGAVNVLRWAGTRPRLRRLVHVSGYRVGLDPTPRYPIPETELTALYRAKGAYEGSKTEADAAVRVLAAELGVPLSVVNPSTVIGHSVTGEAGQYVGLAALVRDLWTGKLPVLPGNARTFLPVVTVDHFAEFVAAVPEHPAGKYWVLDERTPELPELVRLLAAHLGVRAPKLRVPAGVIRRLPAALTGADPETLTFLTEDRYDTASADRVGIRHPAVETALRRWVDRLVADGFGEAPATLPGGFEEVAGSRAYVAGDRVTPEFVFLQGTEASAEPWREVIAELGPVPVMVADLPGLGRSAPAAVAPHKWLAELLEPVGTRPVLVANPVTAGPAIRCAAAHPGRVAAVVVVPPGFVPAGSAAGPPRPGAARRRARWLRTADEHAAGGGEVRWMTGEATPAAVARECHLGAGVRRGGGLS from the coding sequence GTGGACAGTGTGGTGTTCGGCGCGAACGGCTTCCTCGGCCGGTGGACGGTGCTGCACCTGCTGGGCCGCGGGCGCGCGGTCGCGGCCGTGGTGCGCCGCCCCGGTGGTCTGCGCGACTGGCTGCTGGCGCACGGTGCGGCCGTCGATCGGCTGGCGATCTTGACCGGTGACCTCACCGCGGGCCCGGGGCTGGGGTTGAGCCCAGCTGACGACGAACGCCTCATGGACGTGCGGGACGTGGTCAATTCGGCCGCGGTCTACCGGTTCGGCCTGCGGCGCGAGGAGGCGGTGCCGGTCAACGTCGAGGGCGCGGTGAACGTACTGCGGTGGGCGGGAACCCGGCCCCGGCTGCGTCGGCTCGTCCACGTTTCGGGATATCGGGTGGGGCTGGATCCGACGCCCCGGTACCCGATCCCGGAGACCGAACTGACCGCGCTTTACCGGGCCAAAGGCGCCTACGAAGGCTCGAAGACCGAGGCGGACGCCGCCGTGCGCGTGCTCGCGGCGGAACTCGGCGTTCCGTTGAGCGTGGTGAACCCGAGCACCGTCATCGGGCATTCGGTGACCGGTGAAGCCGGGCAGTACGTCGGCCTGGCCGCGCTCGTCCGCGACCTGTGGACCGGCAAACTCCCCGTACTGCCGGGGAATGCGCGGACGTTCCTTCCGGTGGTGACCGTGGACCACTTCGCCGAATTCGTGGCCGCGGTGCCCGAGCACCCCGCCGGGAAGTACTGGGTGCTCGACGAACGCACGCCGGAACTGCCCGAACTGGTGCGACTGCTGGCCGCGCACCTCGGGGTCCGGGCGCCGAAGCTCAGGGTGCCCGCCGGGGTGATCCGGCGGCTTCCCGCCGCGCTGACCGGCGCCGACCCCGAGACGCTGACATTCCTGACCGAGGACCGGTACGACACGGCGTCGGCCGATCGAGTGGGCATCCGGCACCCGGCGGTCGAAACCGCACTGCGGCGCTGGGTCGATCGCCTGGTCGCGGACGGTTTCGGCGAGGCGCCGGCCACCCTTCCCGGCGGCTTCGAGGAGGTGGCCGGGTCCCGCGCCTATGTCGCGGGCGACCGGGTCACGCCGGAATTCGTCTTCCTGCAGGGAACGGAGGCGAGCGCGGAACCGTGGCGGGAGGTGATCGCCGAACTCGGCCCCGTGCCGGTGATGGTCGCCGACCTGCCGGGGCTGGGACGGTCGGCACCCGCGGCGGTCGCTCCGCACAAGTGGCTGGCCGAACTGCTGGAGCCGGTCGGAACGCGGCCGGTGCTCGTCGCGAACCCGGTCACCGCCGGTCCGGCGATCCGGTGCGCGGCGGCGCATCCCGGCCGGGTGGCGGCCGTGGTGGTGGTACCGCCCGGATTCGTCCCGGCCGGGAGCGCGGCGGGGCCGCCTCGTCCCGGTGCCGCCCGGCGGCGGGCGCGGTGGCTGCGGACGGCGGACGAGCACGCGGCTGGCGGGGGCGAGGTGCGGTGGATGACCGGTGAAGCGACGCCCGCGGCGGTCGCGCGGGAATGCCACCTCGGCGCGGGGGTGCGCCGAGGTGGCGGTCTGTCCTGA
- a CDS encoding TetR/AcrR family transcriptional regulator: MEVPLGQGWQRLCRSVYYGRVIKGEQTRAKLIGAARTLVEEKGYHGTALNEVLALAGAPRGSLYHHFPGGKDQLVGEALTAAGQEVDELLAGVARTAAGARALVPAVLAALADRMQAADYAKGCPVATVALEVAASEGELQALCGEIYAGWEGVLAEALRAEGREPAEAEELAATVLALIEGSLVLARAHRSRVPVERVTRRIDLLLGRG, encoded by the coding sequence ATGGAGGTGCCGCTGGGTCAGGGCTGGCAAAGATTATGTAGATCGGTCTACTATGGCCGCGTGATCAAGGGTGAGCAGACCCGGGCGAAGCTGATCGGCGCGGCCCGGACGCTGGTGGAGGAGAAGGGGTACCACGGCACCGCGCTCAACGAGGTGCTGGCGCTGGCCGGTGCGCCGAGGGGCTCGCTGTACCACCACTTCCCGGGCGGCAAGGACCAGCTGGTCGGCGAGGCGCTGACCGCCGCGGGCCAGGAGGTCGACGAACTGCTGGCCGGGGTGGCCCGCACCGCGGCGGGCGCGCGGGCGCTGGTGCCCGCGGTCCTGGCCGCGCTGGCCGACCGGATGCAGGCGGCGGACTACGCGAAGGGGTGCCCGGTGGCGACCGTGGCGCTGGAGGTCGCGGCCTCGGAGGGCGAACTCCAGGCGCTGTGCGGTGAGATCTACGCGGGCTGGGAGGGTGTGCTGGCCGAGGCGCTGCGGGCCGAGGGACGGGAGCCCGCCGAAGCCGAGGAGCTGGCGGCGACCGTGCTCGCCCTGATCGAGGGTTCGCTGGTGCTGGCGCGGGCCCATCGGAGCCGGGTGCCGGTCGAGCGGGTCACCCGCCGGATCGACCTGCTGCTGGGCCGGGGGTGA
- a CDS encoding geranyl diphosphate 2-C-methyltransferase — protein sequence MTSLDNPVLRTAYQRSVADYWNKEKDPVNLRLGEIDGLFHHHYGIGGFDPAVLEAPAETRDDAIIAEMHRLETAQADVLLDHLGPISPGDRLLDAGCGRGGTSVMAHQRFGCRVDGVSISHQQVEFANAQAARLGVAGHVTYHERNMLDTGFETGAFAGIWNNESTMYVDLTELFAEHARQLAPGGRYVTITGCYNDVTGGRSRAVSQIDQHYICNIHARGDYFKALAVNGFVPINVVDLTAATIPYWELRAQSSVATGIEDPFLTAYREGSFHYLLIAADRV from the coding sequence ATGACTTCTCTGGACAATCCTGTGCTGCGCACCGCCTACCAGCGTTCAGTAGCCGACTACTGGAACAAGGAGAAGGATCCGGTCAACCTTCGTTTGGGTGAGATCGATGGTCTTTTTCACCACCACTACGGAATCGGCGGTTTCGACCCGGCCGTTCTGGAGGCTCCCGCGGAAACCCGCGACGACGCGATCATCGCCGAAATGCACCGGCTCGAAACCGCGCAGGCGGACGTGCTGCTCGACCACCTCGGCCCCATTTCCCCCGGCGACCGCCTGCTCGACGCGGGCTGCGGACGCGGCGGCACCAGCGTGATGGCCCACCAGCGATTCGGCTGCCGCGTCGACGGGGTGTCGATTTCCCACCAGCAGGTGGAATTCGCGAATGCCCAGGCGGCCCGGCTCGGCGTGGCCGGGCACGTCACCTACCACGAGCGGAACATGCTCGACACCGGCTTCGAAACCGGCGCGTTCGCGGGCATCTGGAACAACGAGTCGACCATGTACGTGGACCTGACCGAACTGTTCGCCGAGCACGCCCGCCAGCTCGCCCCCGGCGGCCGGTACGTGACCATCACCGGGTGCTACAACGACGTGACCGGCGGGCGGTCGCGGGCGGTCAGCCAGATCGACCAGCACTACATCTGCAACATCCACGCCCGCGGCGACTACTTCAAAGCACTGGCGGTCAACGGTTTCGTGCCGATCAACGTGGTCGACCTGACCGCCGCGACCATCCCGTACTGGGAACTGCGCGCCCAGTCCTCGGTGGCCACCGGGATCGAGGACCCGTTCCTCACCGCCTACCGGGAAGGCAGCTTCCACTACCTGCTCATCGCCGCCGACCGGGTCTGA